The following is a genomic window from Amyelois transitella isolate CPQ chromosome 23, ilAmyTran1.1, whole genome shotgun sequence.
gtTTCCCCCTCTACATAGTCTAGGTCAACTGAGTAGTTCCACTAATTAGTGTAAATCTGTAAGTAATAAGCCATTAAAGCCATCAGGATAAACGATTACCCACTTCCTTGCCTTGCTgttttttgatcttataaatTGAACTTTATGGTCACGTATTAAGGATCGTACTAAAGCAGTAAAATTAGAACTTGCCGtgtttagaatagaattgtTTTGCGTACCTAGATCACCAtttgcgccaaataaagatttttctttctttcttagaTCTCCTGTTTGATAGCGATTTGTCTAGACAGAAAAGTTTATAGTGAGAACGCGTCTAATCGCACACGACACGATAAACAACTTATCAGCTGTTTTCATCAAATTCAATACACCCACCTGCCCACCTCAAATTTCCACTTGTTTGAAGAATGATTATTGAAAATCTTGGTGTTTTAAAACAGGGAAAATACctagttttatttactttgaaaCAGGAAACATTATTGAAATGAATCTAAAAGCCTCCCCAGCAATAAAGAAATGATGATTTTCTGTACATACAAAACagttttaagttatgtttTGCGTTGGCAGAAATATTCCAATCATCTGACAAATGTCAAATACAGAGATAatcctataaaataaaaagatccCATCATCTGAAcatgtgaaaaatattatggtGGCATCTTAAATTGCCAAGTTTATCAATGCTTGTTCAATCAAGTGATGCGATTtcacttttattgttttaaattttccaaTTTCTCATAAGATTTCTTGTGTTACACGCCCGCAATAGCCCCGACAGTTACCTAAACCGTGTCTACGTAAGTAAACCAACGTAATAATATCCGCCTAGTTTCTACGACCTTCCGCCGGCCGCTAATTTTGGTAATGTAAACAATGAAATTGCgtaattttacaaaagatAATGTGCTAATTAGTTACTTTATACACACTTTACTCATCTTAGTTCCTAGTTAGTGTCTTAAATTCGCACAGCACACgtcaatacatattttaaataaaaaaatggccGAGGAATCTCAAGAAGTAGTTCAAAGGTGAGAGATATTTGCTATCATTAACTgctgataaaataattatcatttaattatttacactcGATAGTAATTATTACAAGTAATTGTTTAGTATGGATTTGATTGTGTAGTTAAAAGGCTGTGatacttaaaacaaatacttatggCTTTGGAGTTACATTATGAAATGGCAAGGTAATGTGACATCatggttttaaataaaacaagtttaaTTCATTCACGAGTGTATAAAGTTATGtaaactttagaataggaccactatatATTTTCCTTGGATTATCTTAAAAACGACTATGAGATTAAGCTGATTGAGCTTCCAATGGGCTggtattaaagaaaataagtgtaaaagtcaatcaaggggtTGAGAATCACACAATTGCTGTGTGGTTCTCTGCACCAAtatcaaaaagaataggatcactccatctctttcccatgcatgtcATAAAACGCACctagtgataggcttataaactgtgTAATTCTACTGATTCTTGAAATGGTACTATTTCTATACGTTTTTTTGAAAGTGTTAACTTTCTTCCCTTCTAGTGAAATGTACCGTCTTTGTAGAGTCTACCTTCTTTAGagaacatgcatacatatcaCATCCTTACtctttatggggtagacaaagccaaatgTCTctaaaagactaaatggccacgttcagctgtattgcttgatgatggaattgagattcaaataataacaggttgcttgttcattatctaaaaaaagaatcccaattcttCTTCAATTATTCAGAGAACGAccaataaaacatatattctTATCTGCTTTAATTTCTTCCCGTCAGAGACTTGATAATGGCTAACTGGACAGCTCTCGGCTCCATAGTCCTCCCCAACCTCGGCGGCTGGGCGAACGGCCTCTACTTCGCCGGGCAAATCCGCAAAGGTGACGAGAAGACCTGGTACGATCAGCTGAACAAGCCCACTTGGACAGCACCGAAATGGATCTTCGGGCCCGCGTGGACAGTCTTGTACAGCAGCATGGGTTACGCTTCGTACAGGGTCTTGGAAGAGTGCAGCGAGAGTCCCGGTtagtttaagtttaattaGTTGTAGTTAATTAACTGGCTTTTGcctttttttttgcttattaAGTAGGAAAGCGACATAGGAAGATAGGAAAATGAGATTAGTTgttatatgccttgcggggtagacatcaTCTCATCATCATAGATCTGTCTACTACTagtatatatagatttaactagtgacaggttgctagctcatcgacTAATATAAGAATATTGGTGCCGAATGATGGAAGAATTCAGTGTAACGTCGGACTTTTTCGGAAGGTCATTAGCTTACATTAACCTACTTCAAAGAAAGAGGTTAtcactttgttttgtgtatgtaatattgttgtaatttatatctatctatatctatttctacatattaatataaacctgaagagtttgtttgtttgaacgcgctaatcttaggaactaatggttctatttgaaaaattcgttttgcgttgaatagaccatttatcgagaaaggatttagtttaggctgtataacatcacgctgcaactataaggagcaaagaaataaccgaaaatgtgaaaaaagcgggtgatattatttatccttgagggcttcaatgatgcccaaaataagtattccacgcggacgaagtcgcggccaCAGCTAGCtaggtaatatttaaatggTAGAATATGGACTATTGAGTGTTGTAgaaaaatgcataaaaatgataaatagtTTCTACCTATATTGCACTTACATAATCTGATAAAATTAGACGTTAATATGACTAAGATATATTACGATGGTCttatcacaagtttattatacctatacttgttttatttttatagatactGATAAAACTTAGTCGACTAAGGAAAGCTAGAGTTATGAGTTTAGTAGTAAATGTTAGttaagagttatgaatgtggatgtgccgtgtggttttcgacGCTTTAGATTGGGATCATTGGGATATCTTTccaacggatgtcgtaaaaggcgactaagggataggcttacaaacttgcgattcctcttgtaggtgataggcagtaacctgtcactttttgaatctgtCCATAGCCcttgcggaatagacagagccaacagtcttaaaaagactgaaatgccattttcagctgtattgcttaatgatggaattgaaattcaaacagaGACAGGTTGCGTGTCTTCGTcttgaagaagaatcccaagtttattaggcattcccttagacgcctgttacgatatctatggtaaagatatggagtggtcctatttgaATTGAAAGTGCCGGGAATCAAAACGGAAAAGTCACATCACGACGAgaaatcacatacatacatacatttttaaaggccattaataatttatattatactagtaGATTTAAGCTTAATGTACActtatatttctaaaaaattattactataatgtaattttacattatgatttgtatttttgccgtgtggttcccggcaccaataaaaaagaaagggatcactccatttcgtttccatggatgttgtaaaaggcgactaagggataggcttataaacttgggactcttctcttaggcgacgggctagcaacctgtcactttttgaatctgaattctattattaagccaaatgcctcagtgtggcctatcagtcttttcaagactgttggctctgtctacccctcaaaggatatagacgtgactatatgtatgtatgacttgTATTTCAGAGAACGCCGTGTTACCGCTATCTTTGTATGGTAGTCAACTTCTCTTGAACTGGGCGTGGACGCCCATCTTCTTCGGGTTGAAGGACTTTAAattggtatgtatgtttaataaaaaggtaatataaattaaacaatgatttattacttaatatttagATGTAAtgccttgcgggttagacagagcctacagtcttgaaaagactgaaaggccacgttcaactatagaatttgagattcaaatagtgacaggttgctagcccatcgcctacaaaagaattccaagtttgtaagccaatcccttcAATCCACgacccagaataacaaatatgctactttttatcccggagttcccgcgggaatgattccacgcgaacaaagtcgcgggcggcctctagtatatatatatatatttatttacaggcATTCATTGAAGGCACAGTTCTAATAGGCGCCGCTACAGCGACCGCGGTTTCCTTCGCGGTAGTGGATAAGAAAGCAGGCCTACTAATGGTGCCCTACCTCGCTTGGTTGGGTTATGCTATGTCGCTGACCTACTATATTTGGAAGAATAACCCACAGAGCAAAGACGAGAAGACAAACTAAAGGTTggtgttatatatatatttttgttatccaTCCATctgtatagtcacgtctttgtcacttgcggggtagatagagccggcagtcttgaaaaacgtggactgttcagctgttaggtgatagaattaagattcaaatagtggcaggttgctggcccatcgcctaaaagaagccAAGCTTATATGCCTATTTcttagttaccttttacgacatccataggaaagagattgagtagtcctatttgttttttatattggtgccgggaaccgcacggcgaCATATTTTTCGAACTTGTCTATAAAAAAGCTCGTagctttttttctttaaaaatagttgtttcaaatttaatggcaaattacatacatacatacatacaacccaagctaataaaagcgtagtaaaaaaaaaaaagaaatgtagcTCCACATTctgaacagtatttttttttatttgttctggTTAATGATACTTTTGTTTCAGATGACACAGTATTACGCACGCTGACTTAATCGCCTGTCGTCATTCAAGCAAAGTGTTCTTAGCTTTATGAGCAACGCAACAATATCTAGCTATAAGTACAAAAATCTAGGTAAAAAAACGTCACTTAGTACCAAAGATACGGGCAATATAGGAATTTTTATCAATGCACGaagttgaaatttgaaaaaagaacttatGTTGGATTTTCTccatttaatgaaaaaaaatgtacctcACTACTTACTGGCTAATAAGAAATGTAAATGTTtgtaaaacaagaaaatataatgcgatgtaattgaaaaaagaacttgaaattttatgtttgataATCTacgtcaattaaaaaaaagtaggtactactaCTAAGTCTGTTGTctatgtcataataaaatatatttttatttattcaggcGAATATGTgaacatataaaaatgaaaataaacaatttacaaGTCTTCTGATAAACTACGCATTTATATGCTaacaagcaaataaataaagatacctACATGCCCTCAGTCTTTAGTCTACATTGCAgctacaatataattttaagtttaaaaatatgttcttaatttgaatattaatttgaagAGGATACTTTTTGTTCTAAGTCAGTCTCAAGATTTAAATGCATTAGCTccacttaattaaaaaatataagattataaaaaaatatctttttaattatctgtACTTAAAAGATTAAAATGGAAGTGTCCTTTAAAACGGTTAAGCACAAACAATTCAGCATTCCTGTGgcatttattgattaaatctactttatcatattatatacctatcttgttatagttttaaaaataatcgtgAGGGATGCTTGttttcgaatatttttttgttttggagGTTTATAGTATTAATAAAGTCTGATATTCtgtctttattgttttttattaaagtttgaCAGCCATGCTTTTTCTACACGCAACAATGACACTTTTTATTGtggccagagcatgatgagaaaaggtCTTttcctgattggcctgggtcgagcgactaagggataggcttctaatcttgagattattttaggcgatgggctattaacctgtaactatttgaatctcgattcaaTCAataagcccaacagctgagcgtggcctatcaatctttcgcgactgctggctctgtcaaccccgcaagagatatagacgtgattatatgaatcaACGAATGatgaacttattttttaatcatgtAATTTGATCCTAAT
Proteins encoded in this region:
- the LOC106139956 gene encoding translocator protein isoform X2, which codes for MAEESQEVVQRDLIMANWTALGSIVLPNLGGWANGLYFAGQIRKGDEKTWYDQLNKPTWTAPKWIFGPAWTVLYSSMGYASYRVLEECSESPENAVLPLSLYGSQLLLNWAWTPIFFGLKDFKLAFIEGTVLIGAATATAVSFAVVDKKAGLLMVPYLAWLGYAMSLTYYIWKNNPQSKDEKTN
- the LOC106139956 gene encoding translocator protein isoform X1, whose product is MALELHYEMARDLIMANWTALGSIVLPNLGGWANGLYFAGQIRKGDEKTWYDQLNKPTWTAPKWIFGPAWTVLYSSMGYASYRVLEECSESPENAVLPLSLYGSQLLLNWAWTPIFFGLKDFKLAFIEGTVLIGAATATAVSFAVVDKKAGLLMVPYLAWLGYAMSLTYYIWKNNPQSKDEKTN
- the LOC106139956 gene encoding translocator protein isoform X3 — its product is MANWTALGSIVLPNLGGWANGLYFAGQIRKGDEKTWYDQLNKPTWTAPKWIFGPAWTVLYSSMGYASYRVLEECSESPENAVLPLSLYGSQLLLNWAWTPIFFGLKDFKLAFIEGTVLIGAATATAVSFAVVDKKAGLLMVPYLAWLGYAMSLTYYIWKNNPQSKDEKTN